A single window of Synechococcus sp. C9 DNA harbors:
- a CDS encoding AI-2E family transporter, translating into MPPHLSNTRLIRYLLLCGLGWISFLVLNYFAPVLIIFILAGILAFLLHYPVTYVQRWLPQGWAITLVTGVAGLLLLGLVSTLGFTVLAQAQDVLNRSQEIERSIVNLLEAGENLLSRLNLSVDFQLIEKFIQNNLLNVTGVAFGAIQQFIYSLGYLVVVVIIALFMLADGARIWWFLIQPIPEPWRGRLTPAVQSNFLGFFWGRFLLSCFFGISILIVFWFMGLPQSLLLAVIAGMFDLIPGIGATLGIALISLIVLPNGLGTSLTVLVVCVIMQQIEENLLMPRVMKDSLNINPVFMFFALLLGARLAGIIGIFLAVPLAGVLVSVLEIEALKGQSHHKINEIKE; encoded by the coding sequence ATGCCGCCCCACTTAAGTAATACCCGTTTAATTCGTTACCTATTATTGTGCGGCTTAGGATGGATTTCGTTTTTGGTATTAAATTATTTCGCACCCGTACTGATCATTTTTATTCTGGCAGGAATTCTAGCTTTTTTGCTGCATTATCCCGTGACTTATGTGCAACGTTGGTTGCCCCAGGGTTGGGCGATTACTTTGGTTACCGGTGTCGCTGGTTTATTATTATTGGGGTTGGTGAGTACCCTGGGATTTACGGTGTTGGCACAAGCCCAGGATGTCCTCAATCGTTCTCAGGAAATTGAACGTTCGATTGTGAATTTACTAGAGGCTGGGGAAAATCTACTTTCAAGGCTCAATTTATCCGTTGATTTCCAACTAATTGAAAAATTTATCCAGAACAATTTACTGAATGTCACGGGTGTAGCATTTGGGGCAATTCAGCAATTTATCTATAGCTTGGGTTACTTGGTGGTGGTGGTGATTATTGCCCTGTTTATGCTTGCCGATGGTGCCCGAATTTGGTGGTTTTTGATCCAGCCGATCCCGGAACCTTGGCGGGGTCGCTTGACACCAGCAGTACAAAGCAATTTTCTCGGTTTCTTTTGGGGTCGCTTTCTGCTTTCCTGCTTTTTTGGCATCTCCATATTGATTGTATTTTGGTTCATGGGTTTGCCCCAGTCTTTGTTACTCGCAGTAATTGCCGGAATGTTTGATCTGATCCCCGGGATTGGTGCAACTTTGGGAATTGCTTTAATCTCGTTAATTGTATTGCCCAATGGTTTGGGAACGAGCCTTACGGTTCTAGTTGTCTGCGTCATTATGCAACAAATTGAAGAAAATCTGCTGATGCCACGGGTCATGAAAGATTCGTTGAATATCAATCCAGTTTTTATGTTTTTTGCCTTACTTTTGGGCGCACGATTGGCGGGAATTATCGGAATCTTTTTGGCGGTTCCCCTTGCTGGTGTGCTGGTCAGTGTTTTAGAAATTGAAGCCCTAAAGGGTCAATCCCATCACAAAATTAACGAGATCAAGGAGTAA